One Lucilia cuprina isolate Lc7/37 chromosome 4, ASM2204524v1, whole genome shotgun sequence DNA segment encodes these proteins:
- the LOC111682604 gene encoding glycine N-methyltransferase yields MTANSADSVFVARSEGISAEGVRDQYADGKAAKVWEIFIGDKNSRTDNYKQFLINLLKSKNCKRILDVACGTGVDSIMLLEEGFEVVSVDASDKMLKYALKERWNRRKESAFDKWIIEEANWLTLYDDIKDIVQTGFDAVVCLGNSFAHLMDSSPQQLLHKQAIKNFEKCLKPGGMLLIDHRNYDNILETGSTPAKSIYYNTSHTADIKTSVLFYCGKPAMVTMDYLIAANNLSSEFRLSYYPHELKRFTEILKEIFGAHAEHQLFGDFKDLSVVKNPAFYIHLIEKNLN; encoded by the exons ATGACAGCCAATTCAGCCGATAGTGTTTTCGTTGCCCGTTCAGAGGGTATTTCTGCCGAAGGTGTCCGTGATCAGTATGCTGATGGCAAAGCCGCTAAAGTTTGGGAAATTTTCATTGGTGACAAGAATTCCCGTACCGATAATTACAAACAGTTTTTGATCAATTTATTGAAGTCTAAGAATTGTAAACGTATTTTGGATGTAGCCTGTGGCACTgg TGTTGACTCTATTATGTTGTTGGAGGAAGGCTTTGAAGTTGTTTCTGTAGATGCCTctgacaaaatgttaaaatatgctTTGAAGGAACGCTGGAACCGTCGCAAGGAAAGTGCTTTCGATAAGTGGA TTATTGAAGAAGCTAATTGGTTGACTCTCTATGACGATATCAAGGATATTGTTCAGACTGGTTTCGATGCTGTCGTTTGTTTGGGCAACTCATTCGCCCATTTAATGGATTCTTCTCCCCAGCAATTGTTGCACAAACAAGCcattaaaaactttgaaaaatgcTTGAAACCCGGTGGTATGCTTTTGATTGATCATCGTAATTATGATAACATTTTGGAAACCGGTTCAACCCCCGCTAAGAGTATTTATTATAAT ACAAGCCATACAGCTGATATCAAAACTTCCGTATTATTCTATTGTGGTAAACCAGCTATGGTAACCATGGACTATTTAATTGCTGCCAACAACTTAAGCAGTGAATTCCGTTTGTCCTACTATCCTCATGAATTGAAAAGATTCACTGAAATCCTCAAAGAAATTTTTGGTGCTCATGCAGAGCATCAATTGTTTGGCGATTTCAAAGATCTTAGTGTCGTTAAAAATCCCGCCTTTTATATCCATTTAattgaaaagaatttaaattag
- the LOC111682601 gene encoding uncharacterized protein LOC111682601 isoform X1: MVTCKSDNQVVAIPKMNSVRTRKTNGSNSSGTRLLESDHQESSSSVSRNSVYKLKIDLMFDDTSRSTRNNRLDDPHGSHRTRSIIMYGRSELASTAGESSRSITSYLHETNETAKILADNTKKDVQRISNSVQAQIEQLFTDVAKDATSSFPVTCLGSLPLKDKVTSLQGLQEPLRELYLREINDEKQNAGTLDICATGLRVKTNSSHNNFNNDSSITPFHNIAVWSAVKFTVSHEDGGAAFLPLITSPENIDKSTLFQPLSPLEQKRLANNQHAPIFAVVMRSAGMPKVLECHGFICKSTEDAIVIAATLYQSLMAHVSSNSHRSTKRRTPRNQNGVSCISIASSSAVTGSNYHSRSQLVSGGRKSSFRSTSGSTVGASVASRSSRKKRVSNSSLSSSSNVINEAVETSTEERKRKSHKTKRAPPIPTTIPGEASRKLQSSIRNNSISRESCNSPSLSYIEKAENNLRSSHRSHLSHSKKTSGDSVYKASQLIGNGIAPAVVAAAIASSNTGLRSGESGDIFTRVAIPRSGSFLNTGGLTRYKSRAARRNSGKIGGLNGGGGGSPLGFSELFNEFRLHENLHSLDDILSAIIDADGMSFNDLKPIYKEFLLKLAVTLTKDELFQRSKNIMRRQKKKKLKRKIYSSGSQKKPKTPIFGTKSLKKVFQLGQFRSCRGKPPKPPRNKDLENHRKSEPPLIIGPPTTISSHPNHRQLHGHHHQHQHQHQHHHQHQQHQRNRVATSGSDVSVIRHENAFQGLNRNSSSGYVSCSECSYDSESCTCTSADRCYCSLRTDQLDSHELRHINERRNPKHINSINNMNRHSLISCQSDDKCYCSMVEEEAHNTADEETANAHSDTTWCDTDSCISASKCYCKRIETRSNTRHIDNNSKNKSPKRRSRSMTRKTSDKLAVDYELFNINGNNKPIQPHEALSVKKSVEAAAIFADVKLSQTTDIKSLCSGGSTKLKNMDSCRSYSVAARKQTQSYRKRESFSIGRRNERNQLPPHNLSSHTLSSQKSCSADDLLKQLSYIEKNIARAASVHSGKSKTRDIILRENFQNNYQSMRAVSASLEDTLGYLP; encoded by the exons atggTTACATGCAAATCGGATAATCAAGTTGTTGCAATACCTAAAATGAATTCAGTTCGTACACGCAAAACTAATGGTAGTAATTCATCTGGCACCCGTCTATTGGAAAGCGATCATCAGGAGTCTTCATCTAGTGTTAGCCGAAATTCggtctataaattaaaaatcgatttaatGTTTGATGATACCAG TCGTTCCACCCGAAACAATCGTCTCGATGATCCTCATGGCTCTCATCGTACCCGTTCAATTATTATGTACGGACGCAGTGAATTGGCCAGTACAGCAGGAGAGAGTTCGCGTTCAATTACTAGTTACCTCCACGAAACGAATGAGACAGCGAAAATACTAGCCGATAATACGAAGAAAGATGTTCAACGTATTAGCAATAGTGTACAGGCCcaaattgaacaattatttacagATGTGGCAAAAGATGCAACAAGTAGTTTTCCCGTCACTTGTTTGGGTTCGTTGCCACTCAAAGATAAAGTAACCAGCTTGCAAGGTCTACAGGAACCATTAAGGGAACTTTATTTAAGGGAAATTAATGATGAA AAACAAAATGCTGGTACTTTGGATATTTGTGCAACAGGCCTGAGAGTGAAGACAAATAGTtcacataataattttaataatgacaGCAGTATAACTCCATTTCATAATATTGCAGTTTGGTCCGCAGTTAAATTCACAGTGTCACATGAAGATGGAGGTGCCGCATTTTTACCGCTAATTACATCACCCGAAAATATTGACAAGTCTACATTATTTCAACCTTTAAG TCCCTTGGAGCAGAAAAGATTGGCCAACAACCAACATGCACCCATTTTTGCTGTCGTTATGCGCTCAGCTGGTATGCCCAAAGTTTTGGAATGCCACGGTTTCATTTGTAAGAGCACTGAAGATGCCATTGTCATTGCTGCAACTCTATATCAGAGTCTAATGGCTCACGTCAGCTCAAATTCACATCGGAGTACAAAACGTCGTACGCCGCGTAATCAAAATGGTGTTAGTTGCATAAGTATTGCTAGTAGTTCGGCTGTAACCGGTTCAAATTATCACTCGCGGTCACAGTTGGTATCAGGTGGACGAAAAAGTTCATTTCGGAGTACGTCCGGTAGTACGGTTGGTGCATCCGTTGCTTCCCGATCAAGTCGGAAGAAACGCGTTTCGAACAGTTCCCTTAGTTCGAGCAGCAATGTTATCAATGAGGCTGTGGAAACTTCAACAGAAGAGAGAAAACGAAAATCGCACAAGACCAAAAGAGCTCCCCCAATACCTACCACTATACCGGGTGAGGCGTCTAGGAAATTACAGTCATCTATACGAAATAATTCAATTTCTAGAGAAAGTTGTAATTCTCCATCACTTTCGTATATAGAGAAAGCGGAGAATAATCTTAGAAGTTCACATCGTTCCCACTTGAGTCATTCGAAAAAAACTTCGGGTGATAGTGTCTACAAAGCATCGCAACTAATTGGAAATGGTATAGCTCCAGCGGTTGTGGCAGCAGCTATTGCTTCATCAAATACTGGATTACGGAGTGGTGAGAGTGGAGATATATTTACACGTGTAGCAATTCCTAGATCCGGTAGCTTCCTTAACACAGGAGGCCTTACAAGGTACAAATCCAGAGCAGCACGTCGTAATTCGGGAAAAATTGGAGGATTAAATGGCGGGGGTGGTGG TTCACCACTTGGTTTCAGCGAACTCTTCAATGAATTTCGTTTGCACGAGAATCTGCATTCACTGGATGATATTCTTTCTGCAATTATTGATGCGGATGGCATGTCGTTTAATGATCTAAAGCCGATCTACAAGGAATTTCTCCTTAAACTAGCAGTCACCCTAACGAAGGATGAGTTATTTCAAAGATCAAAAAACATAATGCGTCGCCAAAAGAAGAAGAAACTTAAACGTAAAATATATTCCAGTGGTTCCCAA aaaaaaccgAAAACCCCAATTTTTGGTACAAAAAGTTTGAAGAAGGTTTTTCAGTTAGGTCAGTTTCGCTCGTGTCGTGGAAAGCCACCAAAGCCACCCCGTAATAAAGACTTGGAAAATCATCGCAAATCCGAACCTCCGCTTATCATTGGACCACCCACAACAATATCCTCCCACCCAAATCATCGCCAGCTACACGGACATCATCATCAGCACCAACATCAACACCAGCATCACCACCAACACCAACAGCATCAACGTAATCGTGTGGCTACCAGTGGCTCAGATGTATCTGTGATACGTCATGAGAATGCATTTCAAGGACTAAATCGGAACAGTAGCAGTGG atATGTCTCCTGTTCGGAATGCAGTTATGATTCGGAATCATGTACTTGCACATCAGCTGATCGTTGCTATTGCAGTCTTCGAACAGATCAACTTGACAGCCATGAATTACGTCACATTAATGAACGTCGCAATCCGAAACATATTAATAGCATCAACAATATGAATCGTCATTCGTTGATCTCCTGCCAGTCGGACGACAAGTGCTACTGCTCGATGGTAGAGGAAGAAGCACACAATACAGCTGATGAAGAAACGGCCAACGCACATTCAGATACAACCTGGTGTGATACCGACAGCTGTATAAGTGCCAGTAAATGCTATTGCAAGAGAATTGAAACACGTTCCAATACCAGACATATTgataacaacagcaaaaataaatcGCCAAAACGAAGATCACGCTCCATGACTCGCAAGACATCGGACAAACTAGCAGTTGACTATGAACTATTCAATATCAATGGTAACAACAAACCCATACAGCCCCACGAAGCATTGAGTGTGAAGAAAAGCGTAGAGGCAGCTGCCATTTTTGCAGATGTCAAATTGAGTCAAACGACGGATATAAAAAGTCTATGTTCTGGTGGTTCTACTAAACTTAAAAACATGGATAGTTGTCGTTCTTACTCGGTTGCTGCTCGCAAACAGACGCAGTCTTATCGTAAGCGGGAGTCATTTAGTATTGGGCGCCGGAATGAACGAAATCAATTGCCGCCGCATAATCTCTCATCCCATACTCTTTCATCGCAAAAATCCTGTAGTGCTGATGATCTTCTTAAACAATTATCATATATAGAGAAGAATATCGCCCGAGCAGCCTCCGTACACAGTGGAAAGAGTAAAACGCGCGATattattttaagagaaaattttcaaaataattatcaaTCGATGCGTGCTGTAAGTGCCTCTCTTGAGGACACTTTAGGATATTTGCCATAA
- the LOC111682603 gene encoding probable cytochrome P450 313a4: protein MNIPYLFVCLILVLWIYWLWIRRKFYALMLKIPGPMGYPLIGMGIHLKRREDILSTFNKETRKYGSVLFSWLGPYPFLVVSEPAIVQDILTSRYCINKGVIYDALDDGTGKGLFSLKDPEWSVHRKCLNSAFGHKVLLSFIPIFNVEMNKLLKTIDQMKSKKSVNLMEILQEFTLDIATKTTMGKSVSQESNESNTDLLSSYQCVLENMTEMCFSPWLRCNVLRRLLGIYEPYHGAKNKIRKFIRKLIDQQLSKVNNNADSGTKNIFIDLAIDLMRRGIFSWKNVEDESNVIVFGAFETTANTIVYTLMLLAMFPMYQEKVFEELLSIFPDHGDFEVTYSNTQDMIYMDMVLNETMRVMTPVPIVSRQTSHEVRLSNGVILPNGVQIAIDIFHMHRRVDIWGPEAHLFNPYNFLPSNMEGKHPYAFIPFTKGIRNCIGWRYALLSTKVSLAKLLRNYSFTTEFKYEDLEFVEDITLKLKNIPLLSMHKRTS from the exons ATGAATATTccgtatttatttgtatgtttaattCTTGTTCTGTGGATTTATTGGTTATGGATACGGAGAAAATTCTATGCGTTAATGTTGAAAATTCCGGGACCAATGGGTTATCCTCTGATCGGTATGGGTATCCATTTAAAGCGTAGAGAAG ATATACTTTcaacatttaataaagaaaCCAGAAAATATGGTTCAGTATTATTTTCATGGTTGGGTCCTTATCCTTTCTTAGTTGTCAGTGAGCCGGCCATTGTTCAAGACATTCTGACATCACGTTATTGTATCAACAAAGGAGTCATTTATGATGCGTTAGATGATGGAACTGGTAAAGGCCTGTTCAGTTTAAAAG aTCCGGAGTGGAGTGTTCatcgaaaatgtttaaattcggCATTTGGTCATaaagttttgttaagttttatacCGATATTCAATGTGGAAATgaataaattactaaaaactaTTGATCAGATGAAATCCAAGAAATCTGTAAATTTGATGGAAATACTGCAGGAATTTACGCTGGATATAGCAACTA aaACAACAATGGGTAAAAGTGTGTCACAGGAGTCGAATGAGTCGAATACAGATCTTCTGTCCAGCTATCAATG tGTTTTAGAGAATATGACGGAAATGTGCTTCTCACCCTGGCTACGCTGTAATGTATTACGCAGGCTTTTAGGAATTTATGAACCATATCATGgagccaaaaataaaattcgcAAATTTATAAGAAAG ctaATTGATCAACAATTgtctaaagtaaataataatgcTGATAGTggtaccaaaaatatatttatcgaTCTGGCCATAGATTTGATGAGGCGTGGAATTTTCTCTTGGAAAAATGTTGAAGATGAAtcaaatgttattgtttttggc GCTTTTGAAACAACAGCCAATACGATTGTCTACACTTTGATGTTACTGGCCATGTTTCCCATGTAtcaagaaaaagtttttgaagaaCTGCTTTCAATTTTTCCCGATCATGGAGATTTTGAAGTCACCTACAGCAATACTCAAGATATGATTTATATGGATATGGTACTTAATGAGACTATGCGTGTAATGACTCCGGTACCAATCGTTTCTCGACAAACGTCTCATGAAGTTCGATTATCGAATGGTGTTATTTTACCGAATGGAGTACAAATAGCAATAGATATTTTCCATATGCATCGACGAGTGGACATATGGGGACCAGAGGCTCATTTATTTAATCCCTATAACTTTTTACCTTCAAATATGGAGGGTAAACATCCTTATGCatttataccctttaccaaAGGCATACGAAACTGCATTG GCTGGAGATATGCTTTGTTATCTACAAAAGTATCATTGGCcaaattgttaagaaattatagttttaCAACCGAATTTAAATATGAAGATTTAGAATTTGTTGAAGATATAACATTGAAATTGAAGAATATACCATTACTTAGTATGCACAAACGAACTTCATAA
- the LOC111682601 gene encoding uncharacterized protein LOC111682601 isoform X2: MVTCKSDNQVVAIPKMNSVRTRKTNGSNSSGTRLLESDHQESSSSVSRNSVYKLKIDLMFDDTSRSTRNNRLDDPHGSHRTRSIIMYGRSELASTAGESSRSITSYLHETNETAKILADNTKKDVQRISNSVQAQIEQLFTDVAKDATSSFPVTCLGSLPLKDKVTSLQGLQEPLRELYLREINDEKQNAGTLDICATGLRVKTNSSHNNFNNDSSITPFHNIAVWSAVKFTVSHEDGGAAFLPLITSPENIDKSTLFQPLSPLEQKRLANNQHAPIFAVVMRSAGMPKVLECHGFICKSTEDAIVIAATLYQSLMAHVSSNSHRSTKRRTPRNQNGVSCISIASSSAVTGSNYHSRSQLVSGGRKSSFRSTSGSTVGASVASRSSRKKRVSNSSLSSSSNVINEAVETSTEERKRKSHKTKRAPPIPTTIPGEASRKLQSSIRNNSISRESCNSPSLSYIEKAENNLRSSHRSHLSHSKKTSGDSVYKASQLIGNGIAPAVVAAAIASSNTGLRSGESGDIFTRVAIPRSGSFLNTGGLTRYKSRAARRNSGKIGGLNGGGGGELFNEFRLHENLHSLDDILSAIIDADGMSFNDLKPIYKEFLLKLAVTLTKDELFQRSKNIMRRQKKKKLKRKIYSSGSQKKPKTPIFGTKSLKKVFQLGQFRSCRGKPPKPPRNKDLENHRKSEPPLIIGPPTTISSHPNHRQLHGHHHQHQHQHQHHHQHQQHQRNRVATSGSDVSVIRHENAFQGLNRNSSSGYVSCSECSYDSESCTCTSADRCYCSLRTDQLDSHELRHINERRNPKHINSINNMNRHSLISCQSDDKCYCSMVEEEAHNTADEETANAHSDTTWCDTDSCISASKCYCKRIETRSNTRHIDNNSKNKSPKRRSRSMTRKTSDKLAVDYELFNINGNNKPIQPHEALSVKKSVEAAAIFADVKLSQTTDIKSLCSGGSTKLKNMDSCRSYSVAARKQTQSYRKRESFSIGRRNERNQLPPHNLSSHTLSSQKSCSADDLLKQLSYIEKNIARAASVHSGKSKTRDIILRENFQNNYQSMRAVSASLEDTLGYLP; the protein is encoded by the exons atggTTACATGCAAATCGGATAATCAAGTTGTTGCAATACCTAAAATGAATTCAGTTCGTACACGCAAAACTAATGGTAGTAATTCATCTGGCACCCGTCTATTGGAAAGCGATCATCAGGAGTCTTCATCTAGTGTTAGCCGAAATTCggtctataaattaaaaatcgatttaatGTTTGATGATACCAG TCGTTCCACCCGAAACAATCGTCTCGATGATCCTCATGGCTCTCATCGTACCCGTTCAATTATTATGTACGGACGCAGTGAATTGGCCAGTACAGCAGGAGAGAGTTCGCGTTCAATTACTAGTTACCTCCACGAAACGAATGAGACAGCGAAAATACTAGCCGATAATACGAAGAAAGATGTTCAACGTATTAGCAATAGTGTACAGGCCcaaattgaacaattatttacagATGTGGCAAAAGATGCAACAAGTAGTTTTCCCGTCACTTGTTTGGGTTCGTTGCCACTCAAAGATAAAGTAACCAGCTTGCAAGGTCTACAGGAACCATTAAGGGAACTTTATTTAAGGGAAATTAATGATGAA AAACAAAATGCTGGTACTTTGGATATTTGTGCAACAGGCCTGAGAGTGAAGACAAATAGTtcacataataattttaataatgacaGCAGTATAACTCCATTTCATAATATTGCAGTTTGGTCCGCAGTTAAATTCACAGTGTCACATGAAGATGGAGGTGCCGCATTTTTACCGCTAATTACATCACCCGAAAATATTGACAAGTCTACATTATTTCAACCTTTAAG TCCCTTGGAGCAGAAAAGATTGGCCAACAACCAACATGCACCCATTTTTGCTGTCGTTATGCGCTCAGCTGGTATGCCCAAAGTTTTGGAATGCCACGGTTTCATTTGTAAGAGCACTGAAGATGCCATTGTCATTGCTGCAACTCTATATCAGAGTCTAATGGCTCACGTCAGCTCAAATTCACATCGGAGTACAAAACGTCGTACGCCGCGTAATCAAAATGGTGTTAGTTGCATAAGTATTGCTAGTAGTTCGGCTGTAACCGGTTCAAATTATCACTCGCGGTCACAGTTGGTATCAGGTGGACGAAAAAGTTCATTTCGGAGTACGTCCGGTAGTACGGTTGGTGCATCCGTTGCTTCCCGATCAAGTCGGAAGAAACGCGTTTCGAACAGTTCCCTTAGTTCGAGCAGCAATGTTATCAATGAGGCTGTGGAAACTTCAACAGAAGAGAGAAAACGAAAATCGCACAAGACCAAAAGAGCTCCCCCAATACCTACCACTATACCGGGTGAGGCGTCTAGGAAATTACAGTCATCTATACGAAATAATTCAATTTCTAGAGAAAGTTGTAATTCTCCATCACTTTCGTATATAGAGAAAGCGGAGAATAATCTTAGAAGTTCACATCGTTCCCACTTGAGTCATTCGAAAAAAACTTCGGGTGATAGTGTCTACAAAGCATCGCAACTAATTGGAAATGGTATAGCTCCAGCGGTTGTGGCAGCAGCTATTGCTTCATCAAATACTGGATTACGGAGTGGTGAGAGTGGAGATATATTTACACGTGTAGCAATTCCTAGATCCGGTAGCTTCCTTAACACAGGAGGCCTTACAAGGTACAAATCCAGAGCAGCACGTCGTAATTCGGGAAAAATTGGAGGATTAAATGGCGGGGGTGGTGG CGAACTCTTCAATGAATTTCGTTTGCACGAGAATCTGCATTCACTGGATGATATTCTTTCTGCAATTATTGATGCGGATGGCATGTCGTTTAATGATCTAAAGCCGATCTACAAGGAATTTCTCCTTAAACTAGCAGTCACCCTAACGAAGGATGAGTTATTTCAAAGATCAAAAAACATAATGCGTCGCCAAAAGAAGAAGAAACTTAAACGTAAAATATATTCCAGTGGTTCCCAA aaaaaaccgAAAACCCCAATTTTTGGTACAAAAAGTTTGAAGAAGGTTTTTCAGTTAGGTCAGTTTCGCTCGTGTCGTGGAAAGCCACCAAAGCCACCCCGTAATAAAGACTTGGAAAATCATCGCAAATCCGAACCTCCGCTTATCATTGGACCACCCACAACAATATCCTCCCACCCAAATCATCGCCAGCTACACGGACATCATCATCAGCACCAACATCAACACCAGCATCACCACCAACACCAACAGCATCAACGTAATCGTGTGGCTACCAGTGGCTCAGATGTATCTGTGATACGTCATGAGAATGCATTTCAAGGACTAAATCGGAACAGTAGCAGTGG atATGTCTCCTGTTCGGAATGCAGTTATGATTCGGAATCATGTACTTGCACATCAGCTGATCGTTGCTATTGCAGTCTTCGAACAGATCAACTTGACAGCCATGAATTACGTCACATTAATGAACGTCGCAATCCGAAACATATTAATAGCATCAACAATATGAATCGTCATTCGTTGATCTCCTGCCAGTCGGACGACAAGTGCTACTGCTCGATGGTAGAGGAAGAAGCACACAATACAGCTGATGAAGAAACGGCCAACGCACATTCAGATACAACCTGGTGTGATACCGACAGCTGTATAAGTGCCAGTAAATGCTATTGCAAGAGAATTGAAACACGTTCCAATACCAGACATATTgataacaacagcaaaaataaatcGCCAAAACGAAGATCACGCTCCATGACTCGCAAGACATCGGACAAACTAGCAGTTGACTATGAACTATTCAATATCAATGGTAACAACAAACCCATACAGCCCCACGAAGCATTGAGTGTGAAGAAAAGCGTAGAGGCAGCTGCCATTTTTGCAGATGTCAAATTGAGTCAAACGACGGATATAAAAAGTCTATGTTCTGGTGGTTCTACTAAACTTAAAAACATGGATAGTTGTCGTTCTTACTCGGTTGCTGCTCGCAAACAGACGCAGTCTTATCGTAAGCGGGAGTCATTTAGTATTGGGCGCCGGAATGAACGAAATCAATTGCCGCCGCATAATCTCTCATCCCATACTCTTTCATCGCAAAAATCCTGTAGTGCTGATGATCTTCTTAAACAATTATCATATATAGAGAAGAATATCGCCCGAGCAGCCTCCGTACACAGTGGAAAGAGTAAAACGCGCGATattattttaagagaaaattttcaaaataattatcaaTCGATGCGTGCTGTAAGTGCCTCTCTTGAGGACACTTTAGGATATTTGCCATAA